TACCGATCAGGATATGCTTATTTGAACTTGTAAGCTATAACGTAGCATGAATGATGAATTTAAGAGACCAAAAACACACAACAGTTTCTGTCGAAAATCTAAATCGCTGACACACTACCATAGATAATGTTACAAGAAAAACACTTTATAATCAGAACAACATGTTGGACCAGGGGTTGGAAATTTCATATAGAGGAGGTTTGGGATTGTGATCTGAGGTCCCACCACCAAGTGCTTGCACCATTTAAAACCAAAGATGTGTGTGTCTGTgtctctgtgtgtgtgtgtgtgtgtgtgtgtgtgtgtgtgtgtgtgtgtgtgtgtgtgtgtgtgtgtgtgtgtgtgtgtgtgtgtgtgtgtgtgtgtgtgtgtatttgATTCGAAGATGATCTCTACATGGCATCTCATCCATTGCAGATCTAATTAAAACTGAAACTAAAAGTAAGAAGTatgcatagtagcaactaaaacgAGCAAGTAACTACTTCTACAAGGGATCTGGCTCGATCCAAGCAATTGAGCTAGGAAGAAAAAACTTATGCTTATAGCAGGTTATCAACTATTGATCTGAGAGTGCCCATAAGGCACAACACACCGATAAATTGTTGAAAATACACTTCTAAGGAAATTGGTTGAAATTTTATACTATTTTATAATGGCTTTCTATGAAACCGCCAAACCCAAACGTATTTTGTCCAAATAAAATTACATTGGCCATCCCTATTGCTACCAAAAACATGATAGTAAACAATATTACTAATCACATGGTATAGTCATTTTTAGTGACCTGGTTATGTATAGAGAGAATGTTATATGTCTATTTGATTCGAAGATGATCTACTACATGGCAATGGCATCTCATCCACTGCAGATCTAAAACTGGAACTAAAAGTGAGAAGTATGCATACTAGCAACTAAAACGAGCGAGTAAGTACCTGTAGAAGGGATCTGGCTGGATCCAAGCCAGGATGGAAGAACACATGGTATACAGTCGGTGCTGCCTCTGTACTGGAAGCTCCCAATCGCCTCCCAACTATTCATGTCCACGACAACCATTTCCCGGATGCGCGTCCCAATGACAACCTCGAGGTGCACGACATTGGAATCAAGTGGGTCAATGAGGAGAATACGTGTTGCCCCTCTCATCTGCTGCAAGGGTCGTAGGGACACCTGGTGCTCCAGCGTCCAGCTGCTCTGGTTCTTGTCGAGCACAAAGGAGCTGAGGAGAAATGGCTCCTCTTGAGAGAGCTCGACATACCGTAGGCGCCCTTGGCTGACGCCGACGCGTCGGTACGTCCCGTGCGTCTCTGTGCGCCACACATTGCCGTCGGCGTCAGGCAGCGGACTCCCTCGGCTGAAGGCTTTGTCGCCCGCGCCTGCAGGCAGCACGCTGCCCCTCGGCAGCTCGACGAAGGAGAGCTCAGGCCGGTTGCTGAACGGGTCCAGGGAGACTGCGCCCCAGGCCACGTCGAACCACCACAGACGACCACCGAACGCCAGCGCCTCGTTGTCTATCTCGATTCGCCGGGGCCGGGCAAGTGGGAGCAGGCACGGCGAGACCGCCACGATTTCCCACTCCCCTGTTTCGGAGAGAAACCGGAGCATCTGGTCACCGTGCCCCTGCAGCCCGGCAACGGCgaacctgtcaggcggcccgtgcCCACGATCGGTTTGGGTGAGGATGCCCATGGAGGGGCCCCACGTGATGTCAGCTACAGGGTCGGAGACGAAGTTCGGGAGGTGGGTTAGCTGGCAGGTGAGAGGGTTGAAGACGAAGCGAGCGACGCCGGGGTTGTGGCCGGGGTCAATCCCGGTGGGTTGCTGGCGCAGCCGTCCGGCGCCCGGATTGCCAAGGATGGGAGCCGTGAAGCGCAGGTCCATTTgactgacgaggaggaggccgtcgccgctcgaggtgaaggctccgccggcgagcaTTTGCACGACGTCGCTGTCGGGGTCGGGGCAAGGGCTGACCTTGAGGAGGTGCTCCGGTATGTGCACTTCGGAGAAGCGCGGTGGGTCGGCGAGGGACACGCACGCGCTCGGCGAGCTGACGGAGGTCACCGCGCGCTTGATGCTGGCCCACGGGGGGTGCGTGGCGGCCGTGGCGAGGGAGCGCAGCCAGAGGCGCCcgggggcagcggcggcggcggcggcggcggcggcggaggaggagaggCCAAGCAAGCGGCGGAGCGACATCGCGGCGTCTTGGAATCGATGCTGGTTGGTTGTGGGGAACGGCTGGGGAGTGGGGCGCTCACATGGTGTTGCCGTGTGCGCAGAACAAATACCAGCGGGtgtgacaggacgagaagcgccgTGCGACTGTTCCACAGGAAGACAGCATCTAAGGGTCCACTCGTCAGTCAGTTTGGTCCATGCGGTGTAGTCCATTAACCGGTTTCTGTATTAGGAATGGTTGTACACGGTGCAGCTTTTTGTAGAAGCCGAGGATGCCATTTTGGGTGTTTGAACAGCTGGTGCCCACTTGTAGAGCTCAACGGCAATAATTTCCCGCCGAAACGCTCGCTCCGGAGTCGGGCTACATAGCCCAGTCAGGTGAGTAGATCCACTCACCTCAAAGCAACACAAAACAATGTGTGCAGCCCACTTGATCAGGCATCCATTACACATTTCTATTATAGCTAATATAATAAAAAAATATTACTCTTTTCTTCTACTCCTTCTGATTTAAAATAAGTGTTGATGATTTAGTATAAAATTTATACTAAATCAGTACTAAATACCCAACACTTATTATGCACCAGCGTGCGGCCAGTGCCAGTTACACTTTCAGTTCATGTTCTTCGACATGTGAAGATATGCATTTGCATACAAAAATGAAATCAAGGTGATCTATCCTAGGGGATTCAGTCATAGTGTCATAAATTCCTATCCTTCCTAGTACTTAACAAGAAAAATATACCGCCAAAGGGCATGAAAGCATAAATAACTTACAGCAGCAAACACTGATCTATTGGAACAAATCGTGAATGCAGCGGGGATGACATAAGTATAGATCCCTGAATAAACAGTTCTCATAGTACGGATGCAATGTCTTTCTAGTAAACACAGCATATCCGATGTTCTGTGATAGTCCTTACATACTTAATAAATTTAGCACCGAACCAAAGTTCTGAAAAAACTCCCAGTTACCACCTAAACAAGATACGGTGAGTACGTCCGTCGGCAATTTCTAACAGGCCAGACTACTGCAGATTCCCAAAATGACAGTTCAGTACTTCAGTAAGCTACCACCACCAACCTTCTAATTTATTAGAGCAGCAGCAGCTGTTAGCTTTAAGAAACCTGGAAAAAAGAGATAAAAATTAGGTGTATTCGAATAAGTTCAAGAGGTGCTCTTCTGTACACCCTCCTTAACAAAGTttacagatttctttgcaaatcaacGGTGTAGACTATACTCTTTAATTGAAAGGGTAGTATAGTTTATTTCTCATCTTATAAACAAGTGAAGAAACTGAGTGAAATGGAAAAACAGTCAAAGGAAATTCTTATGTAAACAGAAAAGCTATTACAGTCTATCTATGTTATTTCCAAAACTGTCCAAGTCTTGAATCTCTTGATTGCAGCAGAAAAATACACCACAACCAAATGTTTAGAAATACCAAGCTTCAGTTCCAGTCCTTAATCAGTTGACAATAACATTTAACGAAAAGGAAAGATAATGGTCATCATAATGACAAGGCTAGATTCTAACACAGTGGCCATGGTCACCAGATGAACAAGGCTAGGTTGTGCCGGCTAGTTCAGAAACATTAATACACCTGGATCCAGGGTTGGTAGGTCAACGCTAACGCAATAAACGGTAATTCTTGGCAGCATTGGCAAGTTGCTGGCACAAAAATATGAATGAAAGAACAAATTCAGGTAGCACGCTTTTAGTAATAACAATTCCAGAGTGAATATGTTAATATTCTTGTTTTGAGTCCCAAAAAATTCACTACCTTAACTAAATCCCCAACTAGAGCTCAACCAACAAGAAGCTGGTATTAAAATAACAGGGTTGGTAGCACTAACGCAATAAACGGTATTTCTTGGCAGCATTGGCAAGTTGCTGGCACAAGAATATGAATGAAAGAACAAATTCAGGTAGCACGCTTTCAGTAATAACCATTCTATGGAGTGAATATGTTAATATTCTTGATTTGAGTCCCCAAAAAATCACTACCTTCAATAAAACCCCAACTAGAGCTCAACCAACAAGAAGCTGGTATTAAGATAACAATATCTTGGACAACACATAGAAAAGCGGTTGAAAATAGTGTTAGTAATTGGCAAAAATATGCACCTGTTATTTTTTTCAATCCACAAATTGCGTCGATAGATTAAGAACTACTAGTAACAAGAATGCAGCATCCTAAACATTCGACAGACAGTGCATCACTTATACAAATCAATCGAGAGATTCATTGAGATAAATTGGCACCTTCTGTTTAAGAAATAAAACAAGTGTTCGGGTCAATTGGTACCTTCATCTCTTCTACGTACTGTCTGCACGAACCGGACCAAGGCCTTGTTTTTTCTTGACATCCTTCTTGCCTGAAAAAGGTGCATTTGGTCAACGTACAAGAATTTGAATAActgcaacaacaataacaaaaCAAAATTTATTACAGTATAAATTATTTGCACCGCCTACAGGAATCAAGCTAGCAAAACAAAGTGACAGTTAGAGAAGGTTATCAATTAATCAGCACAGTATACCCATAAGCCATAAGCCCATAGCACAGGGataattttgttttgttttgtttttaagcACAGGGATAATTAGGTGGAACATAACAGCTGAGTAGTGTACGCTGTACAAAAGTGTTTAAATGGGTTCGTATGAcatatttaaattcttaagtcaCCTTCTAAAACCAAAATAACGAAATAAAATGTGGAACAAGCAGTGCAAATTAGAAATTCACAAACAGAACATTACTATAATCACGTTCTAGATAGGAACATTATAGCTTGTAACAAGTCACCAAAGAAGGAAAGTGTTGTTTGTGGGCAGAAGATAGTCACTGATCGAGTTACTTAGGTCTAAGCCTATCATATTTAGCCCATGATTGAAGAGTAAGATATTAATGCCATGAAATTGTTCTAAATTAATGTCATAACAACCATTTTACAACAGTTCTCAGAAAATATCTACATTTTCACTGAGAATCCGTGACAATAGGAAAAAGGATAAGAAGTATCAAAATTGACAGCTATTGTGAGTACCATGGAAGATGGAAGTACACTTACAAATATTGTGTTCAAAAGCTAATTCACTGGCACTACCTTTTCCGTAAAATCTTTCtacaatgcgatccttctttctgacTTACCAGTTGACAacaataagaagatttggaagatgaagataccattaaaaattaaattttttggatggtatcttcgtcgtggggttattctcaccaaagacaatcttgttaagcggaattggcatggaagtacacggtgtgttttttgtcatcaggacgaaacaatcaaacacttattcttccagtgccagttcgcgagatctatatggtctgtcatccaagtagcgtctaccttgtatcctccgactagtgtcgccaatgtctttggcaattggcttcatggtatagattcaaggtttaagttgcttcttagggtgggggcgctagcagttatctgggcgctttggctatgtagaaatgacaagatctttaatgacaaaaattgttctttgttgcaggtcatctacagatgtacaggtattctccgttcatggttacctctacagcgagtggagaaccgacaactatttacggaggtctgtgcacggttggaggctacggcgagggatactttttccctacatgggtggcagcatagtctacggatagatgccccacctacactttaggcgttatatgattcatcgttccga
This Lolium perenne isolate Kyuss_39 chromosome 1, Kyuss_2.0, whole genome shotgun sequence DNA region includes the following protein-coding sequences:
- the LOC127320046 gene encoding uncharacterized protein; translation: MSLRRLLGLSSSAAAAAAAAAAPGRLWLRSLATAATHPPWASIKRAVTSVSSPSACVSLADPPRFSEVHIPEHLLKVSPCPDPDSDVVQMLAGGAFTSSGDGLLLVSQMDLRFTAPILGNPGAGRLRQQPTGIDPGHNPGVARFVFNPLTCQLTHLPNFVSDPVADITWGPSMGILTQTDRGHGPPDRFAVAGLQGHGDQMLRFLSETGEWEIVAVSPCLLPLARPRRIEIDNEALAFGGRLWWFDVAWGAVSLDPFSNRPELSFVELPRGSVLPAGAGDKAFSRGSPLPDADGNVWRTETHGTYRRVGVSQGRLRYVELSQEEPFLLSSFVLDKNQSSWTLEHQVSLRPLQQMRGATRILLIDPLDSNVVHLEVVIGTRIREMVVVDMNSWEAIGSFQYRGSTDCIPCVLPSWLGSSQIPSTGKKDIKKDKTLADVLVRAGTP